CTCAGCGTCGGATTCCCCGCGCTGCTGACGCAGATCGGACTGCGCGGGCTCGGCACGCTGATCCTCGGCTTCCTGATCGCCTCGCTGCTCATCGGCACGGTCTGGGCGCCCCGCACGCAGGGCAAGAGCCTCCAGCAGATCGAGCACGAACGCTACGGCACGCCCGAGAGCACCGGCGGCGCGGTGGTGAGCCCGTGACCCGCGTGTGCTTCCAGCTCCAGGTCGACCCGGAGCGGCTCGACGAGTACCGGCGCCGCCACGCCGCGGTGTGGCCCGAGATGCTGCGCGAGATCGAAGCGTCGGGGCGGCGCAACTACTCGTTGTTCCTGCGCCCGGACGGGCTGCTCATCGGGTACTACGAGACCGATTCCCCCGCCGCCTCCGACAACCACCTCGCCGCATCCGCCGTGGCCGCGCGGTGGGAGCGGTCCATGGCGGACCTGTTCGTCGGCGACGGCGGGCGCGCCGATCAGGCCGCCACCGCGCTCGACGAGGTCTTCCACCTGGCCGACCAGCTCGCCGACCTACCGGAAACCGATCCGTGCGAAGGAGAACGCGCATGACCCCGCCTCGTTTCGAGGAGATCACCGGCACCCTCGCCCGGCAGGCCATCGAGCTGCCGAGCTGGGCGTTCGGCAACTCGGGCACCCGGTTCAAGGTGTTCGGCACCCCCGGAACACCGCGCACTCCGCAGGAGAAGATCGCCGACGCCGCCAAGGTGCACGAGCTCACCGGCCTGGCGCCCGCCGTGGCGCTGCACATCCCGTGGGACCAGGTCGACGACTTCACCGCGCTCAAGGCG
This window of the Saccharopolyspora gloriosae genome carries:
- a CDS encoding L-rhamnose mutarotase, which codes for MTRVCFQLQVDPERLDEYRRRHAAVWPEMLREIEASGRRNYSLFLRPDGLLIGYYETDSPAASDNHLAASAVAARWERSMADLFVGDGGRADQAATALDEVFHLADQLADLPETDPCEGERA